A genomic stretch from Lathyrus oleraceus cultivar Zhongwan6 chromosome 2, CAAS_Psat_ZW6_1.0, whole genome shotgun sequence includes:
- the LOC127118750 gene encoding phospho-2-dehydro-3-deoxyheptonate aldolase 1, chloroplastic produces the protein MSLSSASNSLIPTKSLIPHTSAASSFPIGLKPIPSLKPNHSLSILAVHAAEPAKNPVVTEKQPKPQTTTIPRNVNSGKWTIDSWKSKKALQLPDYPNQEELQAVLKTLDDFPPIVFAGEARTLEEHLGEAALGNAFLLQGGDCAESFKEFNANNIRDTFRIILQMSVVMMFGGQVPVIKVGRMAGQFAKPRSDSFEEKDGVKLPSYRGDNINGDAFDLKSRTPDPQRMIRAYCQAAATLNLLRAFATGGYAAMQRVTQWNLDFTEQSEQGDRYRELANRVDEALGFMAAAGLTVDHPIMKTTDFWTSHECLLLPYEQSLTRLDSTSGLHYDCSAHMIWVGERTRQLDGAHVEFLRGVANPLGIKVSDKMDPNELVKLIEILNPQNKPGRITVITRMGAENMRVKLPHLIRAVRRAGQIVTWVSDPMHGNTIKAPCGLKTRPFDAIRAEVRAFFDVHEQEGSHPGGVHLEMTGQNVTECIGGSRTVTFDDLSSRYHTHCDPRLNASQSLELAFIIAERLRKSRIRSQPPLSSPLSSGGL, from the exons atgtctCTCTCTTCAGCTTCCAACTCTCTCATTCCAACGAAGTCATTAATCCCTCACACATCCGCCGCTTCCTCATTTCCCATCGGGCTCAAGCCCATCCCCTCTCTCAAGCCCAACCACTCCCTTTCAATCCTAGCCGTCCACGCCGCCGAGCCCGCCAAAAACCCCGTCGTAACCGAAAAACAACCCAAACCCCAAACAACCACCATTCCCCGGAACGTAAACTCCGGAAAGTGGACAATCGACAGCTGGAAGTCGAAGAAGGCTCTGCAACTTCCCGATTACCCTAACCAGGAAGAACTTCAAGCGGTTCTCAAGACTCTCGATGATTTCCCTCCGATTGTGTTTGCCGGTGAAGCCAGAACTTTGGAGGAACATTTGGGGGAAGCTGCTTTGGGAAACGCGTTTCTTCTTCAAGGTGGTGATTGTGCTGAAAGCTTCAAAGAGTTTAATGCTAATAACATTCGTGATACTTTCAGAATCATCCTTCAGATGAGTGTTGTTATGATGTTCGGTGGCCAAGTTCCTGTTATTAAG GTGGGGAGAATGGCGGGTCAATTTGCGAAGCCGAGATCGGATTCCTTTGAGGAGAAGGATGGTGTGAAGCTTCCTAGTTACAGAGGGGATAACATCAACGGTGATGCGTTTGATTTGAAATCGAGGACGCCGGATCCACAGAGGATGATTCGGGCTTATTGTCAGGCTGCTGCTACTCTGAATCTTCTCAGAGCTTTTGCTACTGGTGGTTATGCTGCTATGCAGAGGGTTACTCAATGGAACTTGGATTTCACTGAACAAAGTGAACAAGGAGATAG GTACCGAGAGCTTGCTAACCGTGTTGACGAGGCCCTTGGATTCATGGCTGCTGCTGGTCTCACAGTTGACCATCCAATAATGAAAACAACTGATTTCTGGACATCACACGAGTGCTTGTTATTGCCATATGAACAATCACTCACTAGGTTGGATTCAACTTCCGGTCTCCATTATGACTGCTCAGCCCATATGATTTGGGTCGGTGAAAGGACCCGACAGCTTGATGGTGCTCATGTAGAATTTCTTAGAGGAGTTGCTAATCCCTTGGGAATCAAG GTAAGTGACAAGATGGATCCAAATGAGCTTGTGAAACTGATCGAGATCTTGAATCCCCAAAACAAACCAGGGAGAATCACTGTAATCACTAGGATGGGAGCTGAAAATATGAGGGTGAAGCTTCCACATCTGATCCGAGCCGTGCGCAGAGCAGGGCAAATTGTCACATGGGTCAGCGATCCTATGCATGGAAACACCATAAAGGCTCCATGTGGTCTTAAAACTCGTCCTTTCGATGCCATCAGG GCTGAAGTGAGGGCATTCTTCGATGTCCACGAGCAAGAAGGAAGCCACCCAGGAGGAGTTCATCTAGAGATGACCGGTCAAAACGTGACTGAGTGCATTGGTGGGTCGAGGACAGTCACATTCGACGACCTTAGCTCACGCTACCACACACACTGCGATCCAAGACTCAATGCTTCTCAATCTCTTGAGCTTGCTTTCATCATTGCTGAAAGGCTAAGAAAGAGCAGGATCAGATCACAGCCTCCTCTTTCCTCTCCTCTTTCCTCTGGTGGACTCtga